The following proteins are encoded in a genomic region of Oncorhynchus masou masou isolate Uvic2021 chromosome 19, UVic_Omas_1.1, whole genome shotgun sequence:
- the LOC135506018 gene encoding uncharacterized protein LOC135506018 isoform X3, which produces MDSGATQVRWRVKNQCRDIPQTLCDLSNETTDLDEGYFARVKAVGTNLSSKWAFTEKRFDPKADTTFGPPLVKLVVKENSVTVKLKGPMRWKTGNMTKEYSLLKIYPQMIYNLSVYDNRSNKTHHFTVENRSFEYGLLAYETQYCFSANSQVLSLPIPWHASDWQCLTTPKDPFYNQLLLMLMGAVVPSVICLFMLILAGCLFYHFVCGNKQKSPPFLEILDLQNSPQTFCPEHTVTVNVVLVNIAKPMELITIKPNNIPALIHQTEWELELPYTSQQAPGIEPPKEGSCEDEFGEAQPEPLDYGFVGAAPEMPEVRESEASDIEKTRPLRLSQVNPYIAQRCAPGSQEPVENVLTGMCLDMDLKTGLFRMQLLSDIKLGVESTSYKEPDQMGPYAPQHVSVRETTEVDLWGDKAEEPQNYPSDYGFVGAVPKQQMVPTKYQTRSNRTDNQPLLLAQVNLYRSQRQALFPQESEEEDGLGGGNCVDWSPTTGILQMPLLSKPIPEVEGARKDSESEQLEILSSVLVRQSSEESEGESDLTKLQNVWSLQINMED; this is translated from the exons ATGGATAGTGGGGCGACACAGGTGCGCTGGAGGGTGAAGAACCAGTGCAGAGACATCCCTCAGACCCTGTGTGATCTATCCAATGAGACCACTGACCTGGATGAAGGCTACTTTGCCAGAGTCAAGGCTGTGGGCACAAACCTATCCTCCAAATGGGCATTCACGGAAAAGAGGTTTGACCCCAAAGCTGACA CAACCTTTGGACCTCCACTTGTAAAACTTGTGGTGAAGGAGAATAGTGTTACTGTCAAGCTGAAGGGTCCAATGAGATGGAAGACTGGAAACATGACAAAAGAGTACTCCTTGTTGAAAATATACCCTCAGATGATATACAACCTCTCTGTGTACGACAACAGAAGCAACAAAACG CATCACTTCACTGTGGAAAACAGATCCTTTGAATATGGGTTGCTTGCCTATGAAACCCAGTATTGTTTCTCTGCTAATTCCCAGGTCCTGTCACTTCCTATACCTTGGCATGCCTCTGACTGGCAGTGCCTAACAACCCCAAAGG ATCCCTTCTACAATCAGCTGCTACTGATGCTGATGGGAGCCGTTGTACCATCAGTTATCTGCCTTTTCATGCTGATCCTGGCCGGATGCCTTTTCTACCACTTTGTCTGTGGTAATAAACAGAAAAGTCCCCCTTTCCTG GAAATATTGGACCTTCAGAACTCACCGCAGACTTTCTGTCCTGAGCATACTGTGACAGTGAATGTGGTACTGGTCAACATTGCCAAGCCCATGGAGTTGATAACCATAAAGCCTAACAACATCCCTGCCCTGATCCACCAAACAGAGTGGGAGCTCGAACTACCCTACACTTCCCAGCAAGCCCCTGGCATAGAACCTCCAAAGGAGGGCTCATGCGAAGATGAATTCGGTGAGGCCCAACCAGAGCCTCTAGACTATGGCTTCGTTGGAGCGGCCCCAGAGATGCCGGAAGTAAGAGAAAGTGAGGCATCTGACATTGAGAAAACCCGGCCCCTGCGTCTCAGCCAGGTCAACCCGTACATAGCACAGAGATGTGCACCAGGTTCACAGGAGCCTGTGGAGAATGTTTTGACTGGGATGTGTTTAGACATGGACCTCAAGACAGGGCTCTTTAGAATGCAACTGCTGTCTGATATAAAGCTGGGGGTGGAGAGCACAAGTTACAAAGAGCCTGATCAGATGGGTCCCTACGCACCACAGCACgtctctgtcagagagaccaCTGAGGTGGACCTGTGGGGAGACAAAGCAGAAGAGCCCCAAAATTACCCCTCAGACTACGGCTTCGTGGGAGCAGTCCCAAAGCAGCAGATGGTGCCAACAAAGTACCAGACGCGGTCTAACAGGACGGATAATCAGCCCCTGCTGCTAGCCCAGGTCAACCTGTACAGAAGCCAGAGGCAAGCTCTGTTTCCACAGgagtctgaggaagaggatggaTTAGGTGGTGGTAACTGTGTTGACTGGAGCCCTACAACAGGGATCCTCCAGATGCCTTTGCTCTCCAAGCCTATTCCAGAAGTGGAGGGAGCGAGGAAGGACAGTGAGTCAGAGCAGTTGGAGATCTTATCCAGTGTGTTAGTGAGGCAATCCTCAGaggagagtgagggtgagagtGACCTGACTAAACTACAGAATGTCTGGAGTCTACAGATCAACATGGAGGACTAA
- the LOC135506018 gene encoding uncharacterized protein LOC135506018 isoform X2 — MIKYLLIIYLWTPVVSHGSSVGCPEGVHFNSVNLRNIAKWHPGKDTPNDTHYTVEYAIYGDRMDSGATQVRWRVKNQCRDIPQTLCDLSNETTDLDEGYFARVKAVGTNLSSKWAFTEKRFDPKADTTFGPPLVKLVVKENSVTVKLKGPMRWKTGNMTKEYSLLKIYPQMIYNLSVYDNRSNKTVLSLPIPWHASDWQCLTTPKDPFYNQLLLMLMGAVVPSVICLFMLILAGCLFYHFVCGNKQKSPPFLEILDLQNSPQTFCPEHTVTVNVVLVNIAKPMELITIKPNNIPALIHQTEWELELPYTSQQAPGIEPPKEGSCEDEFGEAQPEPLDYGFVGAAPEMPEVRESEASDIEKTRPLRLSQVNPYIAQRCAPGSQEPVENVLTGMCLDMDLKTGLFRMQLLSDIKLGVESTSYKEPDQMGPYAPQHVSVRETTEVDLWGDKAEEPQNYPSDYGFVGAVPKQQMVPTKYQTRSNRTDNQPLLLAQVNLYRSQRQALFPQESEEEDGLGGGNCVDWSPTTGILQMPLLSKPIPEVEGARKDSESEQLEILSSVLVRQSSEESEGESDLTKLQNVWSLQINMED; from the exons ATGATCAAATATCTCTTGATTATTTATCTATGGACGCCAG TTGTCTCACATGGGTCCAGTGTAGGATGTCCTGAAGGAGTTCATTTTAACTCTGTGAACCTGAGGAACATTGCAAAGTGGCATCCTGGGAAAGACACACCAAATGACACACATTACACAGTGGAGTATGCAAT TTATGGTGACAGAATGGATAGTGGGGCGACACAGGTGCGCTGGAGGGTGAAGAACCAGTGCAGAGACATCCCTCAGACCCTGTGTGATCTATCCAATGAGACCACTGACCTGGATGAAGGCTACTTTGCCAGAGTCAAGGCTGTGGGCACAAACCTATCCTCCAAATGGGCATTCACGGAAAAGAGGTTTGACCCCAAAGCTGACA CAACCTTTGGACCTCCACTTGTAAAACTTGTGGTGAAGGAGAATAGTGTTACTGTCAAGCTGAAGGGTCCAATGAGATGGAAGACTGGAAACATGACAAAAGAGTACTCCTTGTTGAAAATATACCCTCAGATGATATACAACCTCTCTGTGTACGACAACAGAAGCAACAAAACG GTCCTGTCACTTCCTATACCTTGGCATGCCTCTGACTGGCAGTGCCTAACAACCCCAAAGG ATCCCTTCTACAATCAGCTGCTACTGATGCTGATGGGAGCCGTTGTACCATCAGTTATCTGCCTTTTCATGCTGATCCTGGCCGGATGCCTTTTCTACCACTTTGTCTGTGGTAATAAACAGAAAAGTCCCCCTTTCCTG GAAATATTGGACCTTCAGAACTCACCGCAGACTTTCTGTCCTGAGCATACTGTGACAGTGAATGTGGTACTGGTCAACATTGCCAAGCCCATGGAGTTGATAACCATAAAGCCTAACAACATCCCTGCCCTGATCCACCAAACAGAGTGGGAGCTCGAACTACCCTACACTTCCCAGCAAGCCCCTGGCATAGAACCTCCAAAGGAGGGCTCATGCGAAGATGAATTCGGTGAGGCCCAACCAGAGCCTCTAGACTATGGCTTCGTTGGAGCGGCCCCAGAGATGCCGGAAGTAAGAGAAAGTGAGGCATCTGACATTGAGAAAACCCGGCCCCTGCGTCTCAGCCAGGTCAACCCGTACATAGCACAGAGATGTGCACCAGGTTCACAGGAGCCTGTGGAGAATGTTTTGACTGGGATGTGTTTAGACATGGACCTCAAGACAGGGCTCTTTAGAATGCAACTGCTGTCTGATATAAAGCTGGGGGTGGAGAGCACAAGTTACAAAGAGCCTGATCAGATGGGTCCCTACGCACCACAGCACgtctctgtcagagagaccaCTGAGGTGGACCTGTGGGGAGACAAAGCAGAAGAGCCCCAAAATTACCCCTCAGACTACGGCTTCGTGGGAGCAGTCCCAAAGCAGCAGATGGTGCCAACAAAGTACCAGACGCGGTCTAACAGGACGGATAATCAGCCCCTGCTGCTAGCCCAGGTCAACCTGTACAGAAGCCAGAGGCAAGCTCTGTTTCCACAGgagtctgaggaagaggatggaTTAGGTGGTGGTAACTGTGTTGACTGGAGCCCTACAACAGGGATCCTCCAGATGCCTTTGCTCTCCAAGCCTATTCCAGAAGTGGAGGGAGCGAGGAAGGACAGTGAGTCAGAGCAGTTGGAGATCTTATCCAGTGTGTTAGTGAGGCAATCCTCAGaggagagtgagggtgagagtGACCTGACTAAACTACAGAATGTCTGGAGTCTACAGATCAACATGGAGGACTAA
- the LOC135506018 gene encoding uncharacterized protein LOC135506018 isoform X1, whose amino-acid sequence MIKYLLIIYLWTPVVSHGSSVGCPEGVHFNSVNLRNIAKWHPGKDTPNDTHYTVEYAIYGDRMDSGATQVRWRVKNQCRDIPQTLCDLSNETTDLDEGYFARVKAVGTNLSSKWAFTEKRFDPKADTTFGPPLVKLVVKENSVTVKLKGPMRWKTGNMTKEYSLLKIYPQMIYNLSVYDNRSNKTHHFTVENRSFEYGLLAYETQYCFSANSQVLSLPIPWHASDWQCLTTPKDPFYNQLLLMLMGAVVPSVICLFMLILAGCLFYHFVCGNKQKSPPFLEILDLQNSPQTFCPEHTVTVNVVLVNIAKPMELITIKPNNIPALIHQTEWELELPYTSQQAPGIEPPKEGSCEDEFGEAQPEPLDYGFVGAAPEMPEVRESEASDIEKTRPLRLSQVNPYIAQRCAPGSQEPVENVLTGMCLDMDLKTGLFRMQLLSDIKLGVESTSYKEPDQMGPYAPQHVSVRETTEVDLWGDKAEEPQNYPSDYGFVGAVPKQQMVPTKYQTRSNRTDNQPLLLAQVNLYRSQRQALFPQESEEEDGLGGGNCVDWSPTTGILQMPLLSKPIPEVEGARKDSESEQLEILSSVLVRQSSEESEGESDLTKLQNVWSLQINMED is encoded by the exons ATGATCAAATATCTCTTGATTATTTATCTATGGACGCCAG TTGTCTCACATGGGTCCAGTGTAGGATGTCCTGAAGGAGTTCATTTTAACTCTGTGAACCTGAGGAACATTGCAAAGTGGCATCCTGGGAAAGACACACCAAATGACACACATTACACAGTGGAGTATGCAAT TTATGGTGACAGAATGGATAGTGGGGCGACACAGGTGCGCTGGAGGGTGAAGAACCAGTGCAGAGACATCCCTCAGACCCTGTGTGATCTATCCAATGAGACCACTGACCTGGATGAAGGCTACTTTGCCAGAGTCAAGGCTGTGGGCACAAACCTATCCTCCAAATGGGCATTCACGGAAAAGAGGTTTGACCCCAAAGCTGACA CAACCTTTGGACCTCCACTTGTAAAACTTGTGGTGAAGGAGAATAGTGTTACTGTCAAGCTGAAGGGTCCAATGAGATGGAAGACTGGAAACATGACAAAAGAGTACTCCTTGTTGAAAATATACCCTCAGATGATATACAACCTCTCTGTGTACGACAACAGAAGCAACAAAACG CATCACTTCACTGTGGAAAACAGATCCTTTGAATATGGGTTGCTTGCCTATGAAACCCAGTATTGTTTCTCTGCTAATTCCCAGGTCCTGTCACTTCCTATACCTTGGCATGCCTCTGACTGGCAGTGCCTAACAACCCCAAAGG ATCCCTTCTACAATCAGCTGCTACTGATGCTGATGGGAGCCGTTGTACCATCAGTTATCTGCCTTTTCATGCTGATCCTGGCCGGATGCCTTTTCTACCACTTTGTCTGTGGTAATAAACAGAAAAGTCCCCCTTTCCTG GAAATATTGGACCTTCAGAACTCACCGCAGACTTTCTGTCCTGAGCATACTGTGACAGTGAATGTGGTACTGGTCAACATTGCCAAGCCCATGGAGTTGATAACCATAAAGCCTAACAACATCCCTGCCCTGATCCACCAAACAGAGTGGGAGCTCGAACTACCCTACACTTCCCAGCAAGCCCCTGGCATAGAACCTCCAAAGGAGGGCTCATGCGAAGATGAATTCGGTGAGGCCCAACCAGAGCCTCTAGACTATGGCTTCGTTGGAGCGGCCCCAGAGATGCCGGAAGTAAGAGAAAGTGAGGCATCTGACATTGAGAAAACCCGGCCCCTGCGTCTCAGCCAGGTCAACCCGTACATAGCACAGAGATGTGCACCAGGTTCACAGGAGCCTGTGGAGAATGTTTTGACTGGGATGTGTTTAGACATGGACCTCAAGACAGGGCTCTTTAGAATGCAACTGCTGTCTGATATAAAGCTGGGGGTGGAGAGCACAAGTTACAAAGAGCCTGATCAGATGGGTCCCTACGCACCACAGCACgtctctgtcagagagaccaCTGAGGTGGACCTGTGGGGAGACAAAGCAGAAGAGCCCCAAAATTACCCCTCAGACTACGGCTTCGTGGGAGCAGTCCCAAAGCAGCAGATGGTGCCAACAAAGTACCAGACGCGGTCTAACAGGACGGATAATCAGCCCCTGCTGCTAGCCCAGGTCAACCTGTACAGAAGCCAGAGGCAAGCTCTGTTTCCACAGgagtctgaggaagaggatggaTTAGGTGGTGGTAACTGTGTTGACTGGAGCCCTACAACAGGGATCCTCCAGATGCCTTTGCTCTCCAAGCCTATTCCAGAAGTGGAGGGAGCGAGGAAGGACAGTGAGTCAGAGCAGTTGGAGATCTTATCCAGTGTGTTAGTGAGGCAATCCTCAGaggagagtgagggtgagagtGACCTGACTAAACTACAGAATGTCTGGAGTCTACAGATCAACATGGAGGACTAA